Proteins from one Synechococcus sp. MU1643 genomic window:
- a CDS encoding glycine cleavage T-protein codes for MSKLFWDAQIPWLRMNGSGARQFLQGQTSADLNALQSGELLQTCWLTATGRLRAVLELRFDAEGADVVVLAGEASAVHAGFDQVIFPADRVRLQPLAQLRRLQSLEPNAAAVWCDPEAALPEPWASGEPATAKALEHWRLQSGFPPGPGELNGETNPLELGLVAQISTEKGCYLGQETLAKLIGQAGVKQQLRCWSCPSPLAAATKLTLDGERAGVITSALECDGTWLGLALVRRQCLASPTLEGPNREQLQIRKPWAFQDPDA; via the coding sequence ACCAGTGCTGACCTCAACGCACTCCAATCCGGCGAACTGCTTCAGACCTGCTGGCTGACGGCAACGGGACGCTTGCGGGCCGTGCTGGAACTTCGTTTCGATGCAGAGGGGGCCGATGTGGTCGTTCTGGCGGGAGAGGCCTCTGCCGTTCACGCTGGATTCGATCAGGTGATCTTTCCAGCCGATCGGGTTCGCCTCCAACCCCTGGCCCAGTTGCGCCGACTGCAGTCGCTGGAGCCCAACGCTGCAGCCGTGTGGTGCGATCCGGAGGCGGCACTGCCAGAACCCTGGGCATCAGGAGAACCAGCCACCGCGAAGGCTTTGGAGCACTGGCGGCTCCAAAGCGGATTTCCCCCGGGGCCCGGTGAACTCAATGGCGAGACCAACCCCCTGGAACTGGGACTCGTCGCGCAGATCAGCACGGAGAAAGGCTGCTACCTGGGCCAGGAGACCCTGGCCAAACTCATTGGCCAGGCGGGGGTGAAGCAACAATTGCGCTGTTGGAGCTGCCCCAGTCCGCTGGCAGCCGCCACCAAACTCACGCTGGATGGCGAGCGAGCCGGGGTGATTACCAGTGCTCTCGAATGCGACGGCACTTGGCTTGGGCTGGCCCTGGTGCGACGCCAATGCCTGGCCAGTCCAACGCTGGAGGGACCCAACAGAGAACAACTCCAGATCCGCAAACCTTGGGCTTTTCAGGATCCCGACGCCTGA
- a CDS encoding TM0106 family RecB-like putative nuclease has product MGDTPPADNALTDRLLRSWLRCRRKAWLDRHGNPAERRWTAHRNLLLDDQQRSFVALMPRKPGHGLAACAAGAEAVVGLRLKGFGSSGERLEAHPPLLRRVKGQSRWGDFAYQPVLARQGRRTTREHQLPLALMALLLEQEQQGEVPSMLVLGGGGRRLEQERLNLSSGLRRQLSEALRKLSVDLERPDPPPLAADRRKCSLCSWRLACNAVADEEGHLSEVSGIGAKRREMLLELGIRGLSDLAAADPLQLAERLQRFGDQHGEVAASLVAQARAQRDGRVDRLDAAPVLPELQDCQGVLLYDIESDPDARHDFLHGFLVLPRSESGDWDLETVAYHPILALAEHGEARCWLRLQRLLNRYRGWPILHYGETESLALRRMAERQGAAEAEVLQLRQRLVDVHARVRHHWRLPLASYGLKAVAGWRGFHWSQAGVDGARALLWWRQWQGEGPGRRGNSHGLRWIFDYNRDDCLATWAVAAWLLAQDQASGS; this is encoded by the coding sequence ATGGGTGACACCCCGCCTGCCGACAACGCCCTCACCGACCGGTTGCTGCGCAGTTGGCTGCGTTGCCGTCGCAAGGCCTGGCTCGATCGCCACGGGAATCCAGCCGAGCGGCGCTGGACGGCCCATCGCAATCTGCTGCTGGACGACCAGCAGCGCAGTTTTGTGGCTTTGATGCCCCGTAAGCCAGGCCATGGCCTCGCCGCCTGTGCTGCAGGTGCCGAGGCCGTGGTGGGTCTGCGCCTGAAGGGGTTTGGCTCATCCGGTGAGCGTTTGGAGGCGCATCCTCCACTGCTGCGGCGGGTCAAAGGCCAGAGCCGCTGGGGCGACTTCGCCTATCAACCCGTGCTCGCCCGTCAGGGCCGCCGCACCACCCGGGAACATCAATTGCCTCTGGCGCTGATGGCTCTGCTGCTTGAGCAGGAGCAGCAGGGTGAAGTCCCGTCCATGCTGGTCCTCGGCGGTGGCGGCCGGCGCTTGGAACAGGAGCGGCTGAATCTCTCCAGTGGCCTGCGCCGACAGTTGTCCGAAGCGCTGCGGAAACTGAGTGTTGATCTCGAGCGGCCCGACCCGCCTCCTCTGGCCGCCGACCGGCGCAAGTGCTCACTTTGCAGCTGGCGGCTGGCCTGCAATGCCGTGGCGGATGAGGAAGGGCATTTGAGTGAGGTCAGCGGCATCGGGGCCAAGCGGCGCGAGATGTTGCTGGAGCTTGGGATTCGCGGCCTCTCCGATCTGGCCGCGGCTGATCCGTTGCAGCTCGCCGAGCGGCTGCAACGCTTTGGGGATCAGCACGGTGAGGTGGCCGCATCCCTGGTGGCCCAGGCCCGGGCGCAGCGCGATGGACGGGTGGACCGTTTGGACGCCGCACCGGTGCTTCCGGAACTGCAGGACTGCCAGGGTGTGCTGCTTTACGACATCGAATCAGATCCCGACGCCCGTCACGATTTCCTTCACGGTTTCCTGGTATTGCCCAGAAGCGAAAGCGGGGACTGGGATCTGGAGACAGTGGCGTACCACCCGATCCTGGCCTTGGCGGAGCACGGTGAAGCCAGATGCTGGCTCCGTTTGCAACGGTTGCTAAATCGCTATCGGGGTTGGCCGATCCTTCATTACGGGGAGACAGAAAGCCTGGCCTTGAGGCGTATGGCCGAGCGGCAGGGTGCCGCTGAGGCCGAGGTGCTGCAGCTTCGTCAGCGGTTGGTGGATGTGCATGCCCGGGTGCGGCATCACTGGCGCCTGCCCCTGGCCAGTTATGGCCTCAAGGCCGTGGCCGGTTGGCGGGGGTTTCACTGGAGTCAGGCAGGTGTGGACGGCGCCCGCGCCCTGCTTTGGTGGCGGCAGTGGCAGGGCGAGGGACCTGGTCGACGCGGCAACAGTCACGGCCTGCGTTGGATCTTTGATTACAACCGTGACGACTGTCTGGCCACCTGGGCCGTTGCCGCTTGGTTGCTTGCACAAGATCAGGCGTCGGGATCCTGA
- a CDS encoding phosphoglucomutase/phosphomannomutase family protein — MASAPLPLSPAPIKFGTDGWRGITGVDITVERLLPVAAAAARELAHRAPEDLNSRTVVIGYDRRFLAPELAEAIAAAVRGCELEPLLTDTAVPTPACSWAVVERKALGALVITASHNPPEWLGLKIKGPFGGSVEGDFTAAVERRLAAGGITAPIKAEVPRFDGRGEHLEGLRRKLDLSALVHGLKAINLKVIVDPMHGSAAGCVTELLGPEAAGVVEEIRSERDPLFGGHPPEPLAPYLGELITAVKASTAAGTPAVGLVFDGDGDRIAAVDETGRFCSTQLLMPLLIDHLARARQLPGAVVKTVSGSDLMRLVAEAQGRKVLELAVGFKYIATEMLAGDVLIGGEESGGVGFGMHLPERDALFAAMLVLEALVEGEQPLGARLDALQQQHGGSSHYDRLDLRLADMEARRRLETLLDQSTPSTVAGAEVLEVISTDGIKLRMGPNHWLMLRFSGTEPLLRLYCEGPDADRVKKVLAWARQFAEAA, encoded by the coding sequence ATGGCATCGGCTCCCCTCCCTCTGAGTCCAGCTCCGATCAAGTTCGGCACCGATGGCTGGCGCGGGATCACCGGCGTCGACATCACAGTTGAGCGGTTGTTGCCCGTTGCCGCTGCCGCGGCTCGGGAGCTTGCCCATCGCGCCCCCGAGGATCTCAACAGTCGAACGGTGGTGATCGGTTACGACCGGCGCTTTCTGGCTCCCGAATTGGCGGAAGCCATCGCGGCCGCGGTGCGAGGCTGTGAACTCGAACCCCTGCTCACCGACACCGCTGTACCCACGCCGGCCTGCAGCTGGGCCGTGGTGGAGCGCAAAGCCCTGGGAGCATTGGTGATCACCGCCAGTCACAACCCGCCGGAATGGCTGGGGCTGAAAATCAAAGGGCCCTTTGGTGGATCGGTCGAAGGAGACTTCACGGCCGCTGTCGAACGACGCCTGGCCGCCGGCGGCATCACGGCACCGATCAAAGCGGAAGTCCCCCGGTTTGATGGGCGCGGCGAGCATCTCGAAGGGCTGCGCCGCAAGCTGGATCTGAGCGCCCTGGTGCATGGCCTCAAGGCCATCAACCTGAAGGTGATCGTCGATCCGATGCACGGATCAGCAGCCGGGTGTGTGACAGAGCTGCTCGGCCCTGAAGCTGCCGGCGTTGTGGAGGAAATCCGCAGCGAACGTGATCCCTTGTTTGGCGGTCATCCGCCAGAACCCCTGGCGCCCTACCTCGGGGAATTGATCACAGCGGTGAAAGCCTCAACCGCCGCCGGAACTCCTGCTGTGGGACTGGTGTTCGACGGCGATGGTGACCGCATCGCCGCAGTGGATGAAACCGGCCGGTTCTGCAGCACCCAGCTGCTGATGCCCCTGTTGATCGATCACCTGGCCCGGGCCCGCCAGCTGCCAGGCGCCGTGGTCAAAACCGTGAGCGGCTCCGATCTGATGCGTCTGGTGGCAGAGGCCCAGGGGCGCAAGGTTCTGGAGCTCGCGGTGGGCTTCAAGTACATCGCGACAGAGATGCTGGCCGGGGATGTGCTGATCGGCGGCGAGGAATCCGGTGGTGTCGGCTTCGGCATGCACCTGCCAGAGCGGGACGCCCTGTTCGCAGCGATGCTTGTGCTGGAAGCCTTGGTGGAAGGAGAGCAACCCCTGGGCGCGCGGCTGGATGCACTCCAGCAACAGCACGGAGGCAGCAGTCACTACGACCGACTCGACCTGCGCTTGGCCGACATGGAGGCGCGCCGACGGCTCGAGACGCTGCTGGACCAGAGCACGCCCTCGACCGTCGCCGGAGCGGAGGTGCTGGAGGTGATCAGCACCGACGGGATCAAACTGAGGATGGGACCGAACCACTGGTTAATGCTGCGCTTTTCCGGCACAGAACCGCTGCTGCGGCTCTACTGCGAAGGGCCTGATGCCGATCGGGTGAAGAAGGTGCTCGCCTGGGCCAGACAGTTCGCGGAGGCCGCATGA
- the rdgB gene encoding RdgB/HAM1 family non-canonical purine NTP pyrophosphatase, translating into MKTLVIASGNAGKIREFEGLLQALPVTVRPQPEGLEVDETGTTFAANARLKAQAIAAATGEWSLADDSGLSVDALNGAPGVHSARYAPTDPERIARLLQALDGSDQRQAYFCAALCVAAPDGAILLEVEGRCDGLITAAPRGDQGFGYDPIFEVAGTGRTFAEMPLAEKKQHGHRGKAFSLLEPKLRQLLGAS; encoded by the coding sequence ATGAAGACACTGGTGATCGCCAGCGGCAACGCAGGAAAGATTCGTGAATTCGAGGGCTTGCTGCAGGCCCTGCCCGTCACCGTGCGACCCCAGCCCGAAGGTTTGGAGGTCGATGAGACAGGCACCACCTTTGCCGCCAATGCCCGGCTCAAGGCTCAAGCGATTGCAGCCGCAACAGGGGAATGGTCTCTGGCCGATGATTCAGGCCTCAGTGTGGATGCTCTCAATGGCGCTCCGGGGGTTCATTCCGCCCGCTACGCCCCCACGGATCCAGAACGGATTGCCCGGCTGCTGCAAGCCCTTGACGGCTCAGACCAACGCCAGGCCTATTTCTGCGCCGCGCTCTGTGTCGCCGCTCCGGACGGCGCCATCCTGCTGGAGGTGGAAGGCCGTTGCGACGGCTTGATCACAGCCGCACCCCGGGGAGATCAGGGTTTCGGCTACGACCCGATCTTCGAAGTCGCTGGAACCGGCCGCACCTTCGCCGAGATGCCTTTGGCAGAGAAAAAGCAGCACGGCCACCGCGGAAAGGCCTTCAGCCTCCTGGAACCCAAGCTGCGCCAGTTGCTCGGTGCATCCTGA
- a CDS encoding class I SAM-dependent methyltransferase yields MAIAMTTGYSAQTEGALLCIEAASDWALTCVNQLAVADSHVLIDYGAADGGTAVGLWNQVLDRLHANQPSAHLTLIGNDLPSNDNLALAENLALQIPRDPKPTVLVSARSFYEPSVAPDSVSFGFSATAMHWLSASPGPLDSHTHVLASGDADALQRFTAQAMKDWNYILELRSRELKVGGRLLTVNLSRDNEGRYLGHNGGETRNVHDQLHQIWRGMAEEGLISAEQYKKGTVLNFYKSPEEFMAPLKDESSAAYRNGLRLVDERTVYVKCPYRRRWDNNGDTTAFAAGLMATIRSWSRHSFASAAGDTAADTVYERLQQRIAETPSEWSLDYVEHHQMMEKVA; encoded by the coding sequence ATGGCCATCGCCATGACCACGGGTTACAGCGCGCAGACCGAGGGCGCTCTTCTCTGCATCGAAGCCGCCTCGGACTGGGCCTTGACTTGTGTGAATCAACTGGCTGTCGCAGACAGCCATGTCCTGATCGATTACGGAGCTGCCGACGGCGGAACTGCTGTAGGGCTCTGGAATCAAGTGCTGGATCGCCTGCATGCCAACCAGCCGAGTGCTCATCTGACGCTGATCGGGAACGACTTACCGAGCAACGACAACCTCGCTCTGGCAGAAAACCTGGCCCTGCAGATTCCCCGGGATCCGAAGCCAACAGTTCTGGTGAGTGCCCGCAGCTTCTACGAGCCCTCCGTGGCCCCGGACAGCGTGAGCTTCGGCTTCTCCGCAACCGCCATGCACTGGCTGAGCGCTTCGCCCGGACCACTCGATAGCCACACCCATGTGCTGGCCTCCGGTGATGCGGATGCCCTTCAGCGTTTCACCGCCCAGGCGATGAAGGACTGGAACTACATCCTCGAACTGCGTAGTCGCGAGCTGAAGGTGGGCGGGCGACTGCTGACCGTGAACCTCTCACGCGATAACGAAGGACGCTATCTCGGTCACAACGGCGGCGAAACCCGCAATGTGCACGACCAATTGCACCAGATCTGGCGCGGCATGGCCGAGGAAGGTCTGATCAGCGCAGAGCAATACAAAAAAGGCACCGTTTTGAATTTCTACAAGTCCCCCGAGGAGTTCATGGCTCCGCTGAAGGACGAGAGCAGCGCCGCTTACCGCAACGGACTGCGCCTCGTGGACGAGAGGACGGTCTATGTGAAGTGCCCCTACAGACGCCGCTGGGACAACAACGGTGACACGACCGCTTTCGCCGCCGGCTTAATGGCCACAATCCGCAGCTGGAGTCGCCACAGCTTCGCCAGTGCTGCCGGGGACACCGCTGCAGACACGGTGTACGAGCGGCTGCAACAGCGCATCGCCGAAACCCCCAGCGAATGGAGTCTCGACTACGTCGAACACCACCAGATGATGGAAAAGGTGGCCTGA
- a CDS encoding Glu/Leu/Phe/Val dehydrogenase dimerization domain-containing protein produces MSSSKKASPTVSVLAEHVSDHLSVFVVAENTDAKRPANGGLRLLNYPSDEACIADGQRLAGLMTHKHDLYGTGFAGGKIVARAAEPAAVKDELISVTAELLESLDGAMITGCDLNTSLEDMERLTALTPHVLAAVGSPVDASAATAHGTLGAVEAVLEKDLNDAHPGRALVHGCGAVGGTVARHLVDHGWTVFTVDLDRERASFPGATPLPESCAWWELDLDLVLPCSISGLINAEMATALKTPAVVPAANAPFQQPQLADDLRRRGVRVLPDPLVNAGAVIADSIERFSPDAWKDAGATDVYAFVRDEVRRRASDYLNQREQGLSVGAALEEVAATPSTDPIGLSFGDSE; encoded by the coding sequence ATGAGCAGCAGCAAGAAAGCATCGCCGACCGTGTCGGTGCTGGCGGAACACGTCTCCGACCACCTCTCGGTGTTCGTGGTGGCGGAAAACACTGATGCCAAGCGCCCCGCCAACGGGGGCCTGCGCCTGCTGAATTACCCAAGCGATGAGGCCTGCATCGCTGATGGACAGCGGCTGGCGGGGTTGATGACCCACAAGCACGATCTCTACGGCACCGGTTTTGCTGGAGGCAAGATCGTCGCCCGGGCAGCGGAGCCCGCTGCGGTCAAGGATGAACTGATCAGCGTCACCGCCGAGCTGCTGGAGTCGCTCGATGGCGCCATGATCACTGGCTGCGATCTCAACACCAGCCTGGAGGACATGGAGCGTCTGACGGCGCTCACACCGCATGTGCTGGCGGCGGTCGGCAGCCCAGTAGACGCAAGTGCCGCCACCGCCCATGGCACCCTCGGCGCCGTGGAGGCAGTGCTGGAGAAGGACCTCAACGACGCCCATCCCGGCCGGGCCCTAGTGCACGGCTGCGGTGCCGTCGGCGGAACGGTGGCCCGTCATCTCGTCGATCACGGCTGGACGGTGTTCACCGTGGATCTGGATCGCGAGAGAGCCAGTTTTCCCGGAGCGACGCCTCTGCCGGAGAGCTGTGCCTGGTGGGAACTGGACCTCGACCTGGTGCTGCCCTGTTCCATCTCCGGGTTGATCAACGCCGAAATGGCGACGGCCTTGAAGACCCCCGCCGTGGTTCCTGCAGCCAATGCCCCCTTCCAGCAACCGCAATTAGCAGACGACCTGCGTCGCCGCGGTGTGCGGGTACTGCCGGACCCCCTTGTGAATGCTGGCGCCGTGATCGCCGATTCGATCGAGCGGTTCTCCCCCGATGCCTGGAAGGATGCAGGCGCCACGGACGTCTATGCCTTCGTACGCGATGAGGTGCGCCGGCGGGCCAGTGACTATCTCAATCAGCGCGAACAGGGTTTGTCGGTTGGGGCCGCCCTCGAGGAAGTGGCGGCGACACCCTCCACCGATCCCATCGGCCTCAGCTTTGGAGATAGCGAATGA
- a CDS encoding FAD-dependent oxidoreductase, which yields MSTPSSLPSRAAVVIVGGGMAGLSCAASLARRGVRDVVLLEAKTLAHAKASSYGETRMFREMYSDPVLCRLAQEANRLWREEETHAGEQLRETHGLLFYGESWDEETIEGSIPGARRVMDDQGIPYEALNAEQIAARFPLKPKTGFTGLFEPTAGAVRSDKVVTHWINTARNAGHQLIEHCPVAGLDPDGGGVTLQSGEHIAASQLVVACGIWSQLLLAPLGLAPKLEVWPMLWAHYTVNPALADRYPQWFCFQQERGDDGGLYYGFPVLSQTADGRPRIKAGIDWAPRELRVAAPNAMATEPPARLVELLDTFLFNELEGVQERVETVISPYSMASDVNFVLDRLTPKLSLFAGGSGQAFKFAPLIGDSLARLASGEQPAVDLSCWSHQRDAVRA from the coding sequence ATGAGCACGCCCTCCTCACTGCCCAGCCGCGCAGCGGTCGTGATCGTCGGCGGCGGCATGGCGGGCCTGAGCTGCGCTGCATCCCTTGCCCGCCGCGGCGTGCGCGATGTGGTGCTGCTTGAAGCCAAGACTCTGGCCCACGCCAAGGCCAGCAGCTACGGCGAAACCCGGATGTTCCGGGAGATGTATTCCGACCCGGTGCTCTGCCGTCTGGCCCAGGAGGCCAATCGCCTTTGGCGGGAAGAGGAAACTCACGCCGGCGAGCAGCTGAGAGAGACCCACGGCCTGCTCTTCTACGGCGAAAGCTGGGATGAGGAAACGATCGAGGGATCGATCCCCGGGGCCCGCCGGGTCATGGACGATCAGGGAATCCCCTATGAGGCCCTCAATGCCGAACAGATCGCTGCCCGTTTCCCGCTGAAGCCAAAGACGGGTTTCACTGGCCTGTTCGAACCCACCGCCGGTGCCGTGCGCAGCGACAAAGTTGTCACCCACTGGATCAATACCGCCCGTAACGCCGGCCATCAGCTGATCGAGCACTGCCCAGTGGCCGGACTTGATCCCGATGGTGGAGGCGTCACCCTGCAGAGTGGCGAGCACATCGCCGCAAGCCAACTGGTGGTGGCCTGCGGGATCTGGAGCCAACTGTTGCTGGCCCCCCTCGGCTTGGCACCGAAACTGGAGGTGTGGCCGATGCTTTGGGCCCACTACACCGTCAACCCAGCACTCGCTGATCGCTACCCCCAGTGGTTCTGCTTCCAGCAAGAACGAGGCGACGATGGTGGCCTGTACTACGGCTTCCCCGTGTTGAGCCAAACGGCGGATGGCCGACCCCGGATCAAGGCCGGTATCGACTGGGCCCCAAGAGAACTGCGGGTCGCCGCACCCAACGCCATGGCCACCGAGCCACCAGCTCGACTGGTGGAGCTGCTCGACACCTTCCTGTTCAACGAATTGGAGGGAGTTCAGGAGCGAGTCGAGACCGTGATCAGCCCGTACTCCATGGCCAGCGATGTGAACTTCGTGCTGGATCGGCTCACCCCAAAGCTGAGTCTGTTTGCAGGGGGATCCGGCCAGGCCTTCAAGTTCGCTCCCCTGATTGGTGATTCTCTGGCACGCCTCGCCAGTGGTGAACAACCTGCAGTGGATCTCTCCTGCTGGAGCCACCAACGCGACGCCGTCCGAGCCTGA
- a CDS encoding BCCT family transporter, with the protein MSDNPANQRSWWQQPPLWVGAIPLLIFLLVSAIDLALAKHFTETGKAVISDALGGVWQWMVVLLFLIALILAISPIGKLRLGGADAKPSFKFFDWCAVLICTLLAGGGVFWSAAEPLYHFQTTSPVFEGIEPSTAAAVDPALAVSFLHWGFLAWALVATTTTITFSILERRGEPLRPRTLLVNIVPRSWVDGPIGHLADGFSVVAAIAGTVGPLGFLSLQLSNAAGQLPWLTDSAGLQSLVVVLLTAVFATSTVSGIQKGIKWLSELNVWLTLAMAAGLLLLGPGLWLIQHFFSGFITYLIHLPQMALTPNAVPANWVNGWTVFYWGWFLGYAPLMGLFTAGVSRGRSIRELVLAVAILCPIVTNLWFTLLGGTGLHLELAGGGISEALAQNGAAAALLTILSQLPLAGLLIPIGLLLVVLFMCTSADSMSYAAAMVVSGRNEPPALLRLFWALMIGSLTLVLLRIGTGLGDSTSIDALQAFIVITAVPVTPLVLATLWSAPRLAWKEWRRGTVTTQ; encoded by the coding sequence ATGTCTGACAACCCCGCAAACCAGCGTTCCTGGTGGCAACAGCCCCCTCTTTGGGTCGGCGCCATCCCCCTGCTGATTTTTCTGTTGGTCTCGGCCATCGACCTGGCTCTGGCCAAGCATTTCACTGAAACCGGCAAAGCCGTGATCAGTGATGCCCTGGGGGGAGTTTGGCAATGGATGGTGGTGCTGCTGTTTCTGATCGCGCTGATCCTTGCCATCAGCCCCATCGGCAAACTCCGGCTTGGCGGAGCGGACGCCAAGCCGAGCTTCAAATTCTTCGATTGGTGCGCGGTGCTGATCTGCACCCTGCTGGCGGGAGGTGGTGTGTTCTGGTCCGCTGCCGAACCGCTGTATCACTTCCAAACAACATCACCGGTGTTTGAAGGGATCGAGCCCAGCACAGCCGCAGCGGTGGATCCCGCCCTGGCGGTGAGTTTTCTGCACTGGGGTTTCCTGGCCTGGGCTCTTGTAGCCACCACCACCACGATCACCTTTTCGATCCTCGAACGACGCGGTGAACCCCTTCGTCCCCGCACCCTCCTGGTGAACATCGTGCCGCGCTCCTGGGTGGATGGCCCGATCGGTCACCTGGCGGATGGTTTTTCCGTGGTGGCCGCGATCGCGGGGACCGTTGGCCCCTTGGGCTTCCTCTCGCTGCAGCTCAGCAATGCCGCAGGGCAACTGCCCTGGCTCACCGACAGTGCCGGCCTGCAATCCCTGGTGGTAGTGCTGCTTACGGCCGTCTTTGCAACATCCACCGTCAGCGGCATTCAAAAAGGCATCAAGTGGCTTTCGGAGCTCAATGTGTGGCTCACCCTGGCCATGGCGGCGGGCCTGCTGCTGTTGGGCCCAGGCCTCTGGCTGATTCAGCACTTCTTCAGCGGCTTCATCACCTACCTGATCCATCTGCCGCAGATGGCCCTTACACCCAATGCAGTGCCGGCGAACTGGGTGAATGGCTGGACGGTGTTCTACTGGGGCTGGTTCCTGGGCTACGCGCCCTTGATGGGGCTGTTCACAGCCGGCGTCAGCCGAGGTCGCAGCATCCGTGAACTGGTGCTGGCAGTAGCCATCCTTTGTCCGATCGTGACCAACCTTTGGTTCACCCTGCTGGGGGGCACCGGATTGCATCTGGAGTTGGCCGGTGGCGGCATCAGCGAAGCCCTCGCCCAAAACGGAGCCGCCGCTGCACTGCTGACCATCCTCAGCCAGCTGCCCCTGGCCGGCCTGCTGATTCCAATCGGCCTGCTGCTGGTGGTGCTGTTTATGTGCACCAGCGCCGACTCGATGAGTTACGCCGCGGCCATGGTGGTGAGCGGCCGCAACGAGCCCCCTGCTCTACTTCGCCTGTTCTGGGCCTTGATGATCGGCAGTCTCACCTTGGTGCTGCTGCGCATCGGCACGGGCCTGGGGGACAGCACCTCCATCGACGCACTTCAAGCCTTCATCGTGATCACCGCGGTACCGGTCACCCCGCTGGTGCTGGCAACCCTTTGGTCAGCGCCAAGGCTGGCCTGGAAAGAATGGCGGCGGGGCACGGTCACTACGCAGTGA
- a CDS encoding SIMPL domain-containing protein (The SIMPL domain is named for its presence in mouse protein SIMPL (signalling molecule that associates with mouse pelle-like kinase). Bacterial member BP26, from Brucella, was shown to assemble into a channel-like structure, while YggE from E. coli has been associated with resistance to oxidative stress.), with product MPVTVEQGLPLQARQHGDPNRRLGMTSRFWSAAKVVAPVLLGLNVLAPSPLLAAERVCNGTLLQIQVNERGTSRSDRFRFSLGLDAEHASKDAATSALNARLAEARQVIQPLAIGRLTIPAPRSYSVGRGTSGPRLERASTTITGEVSRDHYDALIQAAGRLPGVRLQGMTSLASSDSRASLADQLLKQALETGQRRAQATARALGLRKVELLLIDQRGSTYRPMAMAARMGEESFKPAEAPKPSQSLTLKLDYCLR from the coding sequence ATGCCGGTCACGGTTGAGCAGGGTTTGCCGCTCCAAGCTCGCCAGCATGGAGATCCCAACAGAAGGCTCGGCATGACTTCTCGTTTCTGGAGCGCTGCGAAGGTCGTCGCGCCCGTTCTGCTCGGGCTCAATGTCTTGGCGCCATCCCCGCTGCTGGCTGCAGAGCGTGTTTGCAATGGCACCCTGCTTCAGATCCAGGTGAATGAGCGTGGCACCAGCCGCAGTGATCGTTTTCGCTTTTCGCTCGGGCTCGACGCTGAACATGCCAGTAAGGACGCTGCGACGAGCGCCCTTAACGCCCGGTTGGCAGAGGCGCGTCAGGTCATTCAGCCCCTGGCGATAGGCCGGCTCACGATCCCTGCACCCCGCAGCTACTCCGTTGGGCGAGGCACGTCGGGACCACGGCTGGAGCGGGCGAGCACCACCATCACGGGCGAGGTGAGCCGTGACCATTACGACGCGCTGATCCAGGCCGCAGGTCGTTTGCCGGGGGTTCGACTGCAGGGAATGACATCCTTGGCGTCGAGCGATAGCCGCGCCTCATTGGCGGATCAGTTGCTGAAACAAGCTCTCGAGACGGGGCAACGTCGCGCCCAGGCCACAGCTCGGGCTCTCGGCCTGCGCAAGGTGGAGTTGTTGCTAATTGACCAGCGTGGATCGACCTATCGGCCCATGGCGATGGCTGCACGCATGGGGGAGGAAAGCTTCAAGCCTGCGGAGGCTCCCAAGCCAAGTCAGAGCCTCACCCTCAAATTGGATTACTGCCTGCGTTGA